In the Arthrobacter sp. 31Y genome, one interval contains:
- the aceE gene encoding pyruvate dehydrogenase (acetyl-transferring), homodimeric type, giving the protein MHAPKGRLDVAAGEETSHILSGLTAQLPDRDPEETAEWIESLDALIAEQGTERAQYIMRSLLQRAGARSVGVPMVTTTDYVNTIPVDQEAEFPGNEEFERRYRAYMRWNAAVMVHRAQRSDIGVGGHISTYAGAATLYEVGFNHFFRGKDHPSGGDQVFFQGHASPGMYARAFMEGRLTEEDLDGFRQEKSKEGHALSSYPHPRLMPDFWEFPTVSMGIGPMNAIYQAQSNRYLQNRGIKDTADQQVWAFLGDGEMDEPESRGLLQLAANENLDNLNFVINCNLQRLDGPVRGNGKIMQELEAFFRGAGWNVIKVVWGREWDSLLENDADGALVKIMNETPDGDYQTYKAESGGFVREHFFGKSPQTKDMVADLDDEQIWGLKRGGHDYRKVYAAYKAATEFKGKPTVILAKTVKGYGLGPHFEGRNATHQMKKLTMEDLKAFRDHLRIPISDDQLDADLYRPPYYHPGMDAPEIKYLMDRRAELGGFVPERRRDHTPVTLPEAKSYEVAKRGSGKQQAATTMAFVRLLKDLMRDKNFGARFVPVVPDESRTFGMDAFFPTAKIYNPKGQNYLSVDRDLVLAYKESPAGQLIHPGINEAGAVAAFTAAGTSYATHGEPLIPIYVFYSMFGFQRTGDSFWAAADQMTRGFIIGATAGRTTLTGEGLQHADGHSPILASTNPAVKTYDPAYGYEIGHIIRHGLEQMYGENSDDRNVMYYLTVYNEPITQPAEPENLDINGLLKGIYRLAEAPQGDSNRPTANILASGVSVPWALEAARILNEDWNVAATVWSVTSWNELRRDGLAAEEHAFLNPGQPARTPFITEQLANTTGPVIAVSDYMKAVPDQIRQFIPNDFASLGADGFGFSDTRQAARRYFKNDTHSIVAKTLQLLAAKGEVEAGALEKAIEKYRLLDVNAGTTGGAGGDA; this is encoded by the coding sequence ATGCATGCGCCTAAAGGAAGGTTGGACGTGGCTGCAGGAGAAGAGACCTCACACATCCTCAGCGGGTTGACTGCCCAGCTGCCTGATCGTGATCCGGAAGAGACCGCGGAGTGGATTGAGTCCCTTGATGCGTTGATCGCGGAGCAGGGTACCGAGCGTGCCCAGTACATTATGCGGAGTTTGTTGCAGCGTGCTGGTGCCAGGTCGGTGGGTGTGCCGATGGTGACGACCACTGATTATGTGAACACGATCCCGGTGGACCAGGAAGCAGAGTTCCCGGGGAACGAGGAGTTCGAGCGCCGGTATCGTGCGTATATGCGGTGGAACGCCGCGGTGATGGTGCACCGTGCGCAGCGCTCCGATATTGGTGTGGGCGGGCACATCTCCACTTATGCCGGTGCTGCGACGTTGTATGAGGTGGGTTTCAACCACTTCTTCCGCGGCAAGGACCACCCCTCGGGCGGGGATCAGGTGTTCTTCCAGGGCCACGCTTCTCCGGGCATGTACGCCCGCGCGTTCATGGAAGGCCGCCTCACGGAAGAGGATTTGGACGGGTTCCGTCAGGAAAAGTCCAAAGAGGGCCACGCCCTGTCCTCCTACCCGCACCCCAGGTTGATGCCGGACTTCTGGGAATTCCCGACCGTGTCGATGGGTATCGGCCCGATGAACGCGATCTATCAGGCCCAGTCCAACCGGTACCTGCAGAACCGTGGCATTAAAGACACCGCCGATCAGCAGGTCTGGGCGTTCCTTGGTGACGGGGAAATGGACGAGCCCGAGTCCCGTGGCCTGCTCCAGCTCGCCGCGAACGAGAACCTGGACAACCTGAACTTCGTGATCAACTGCAACCTCCAGCGCCTGGACGGACCGGTCCGCGGCAACGGCAAAATCATGCAGGAACTCGAAGCGTTCTTCCGCGGCGCGGGCTGGAACGTGATCAAGGTCGTCTGGGGTAGGGAATGGGATTCCCTCCTGGAAAACGACGCCGACGGGGCGTTGGTGAAAATCATGAACGAAACCCCCGATGGTGACTACCAAACCTACAAAGCCGAGTCCGGCGGGTTCGTGAGGGAACACTTCTTCGGGAAATCCCCGCAGACCAAAGACATGGTCGCGGACCTGGACGACGAGCAGATCTGGGGCCTCAAACGCGGCGGTCACGACTACCGCAAGGTCTACGCCGCGTACAAGGCAGCGACCGAATTCAAGGGCAAACCCACCGTCATCCTGGCCAAAACGGTCAAGGGCTACGGCCTGGGCCCCCACTTCGAGGGCCGCAACGCGACCCACCAGATGAAGAAACTGACCATGGAAGACCTCAAAGCCTTCCGTGACCACCTCCGCATCCCCATCAGCGATGACCAACTCGACGCTGACCTCTACCGTCCCCCGTACTACCACCCCGGCATGGACGCCCCCGAAATCAAATACCTCATGGACCGCCGGGCAGAACTTGGCGGGTTCGTCCCCGAACGCCGCCGCGACCACACCCCCGTGACCCTGCCCGAGGCGAAGTCCTACGAAGTAGCTAAACGCGGATCCGGGAAACAACAAGCCGCGACCACCATGGCCTTCGTCCGGTTGTTGAAAGACCTGATGCGGGATAAGAACTTCGGTGCCCGGTTCGTGCCCGTGGTCCCGGACGAATCCCGGACCTTCGGGATGGACGCGTTCTTCCCCACCGCGAAAATCTACAACCCCAAAGGCCAGAACTACCTCTCCGTGGACCGCGACCTCGTCCTGGCCTACAAAGAATCACCCGCCGGACAACTGATCCACCCCGGCATCAACGAAGCAGGCGCCGTCGCAGCGTTCACCGCCGCCGGCACCTCCTACGCCACCCACGGCGAACCGCTGATCCCGATCTACGTGTTCTACTCCATGTTCGGCTTCCAACGCACCGGAGATTCCTTCTGGGCAGCAGCGGACCAAATGACCCGCGGCTTCATCATCGGCGCCACCGCAGGACGGACCACCCTCACCGGCGAAGGACTCCAACACGCCGACGGACACTCCCCCATCCTGGCCTCCACCAACCCCGCCGTGAAAACCTACGACCCCGCCTACGGCTACGAAATCGGCCACATCATCCGCCACGGCCTCGAACAAATGTACGGCGAAAACAGTGATGACAGGAATGTCATGTACTACCTCACCGTCTACAACGAGCCCATCACCCAACCCGCGGAACCGGAAAACCTCGACATCAACGGACTCCTCAAAGGCATCTACCGCCTCGCAGAAGCCCCGCAAGGCGACTCGAACCGGCCCACCGCGAACATCCTCGCCTCCGGCGTGTCCGTGCCCTGGGCCCTCGAAGCAGCCCGGATCCTGAACGAAGACTGGAACGTCGCCGCCACAGTGTGGTCCGTGACCTCCTGGAACGAACTGCGACGCGACGGACTCGCCGCCGAAGAACACGCCTTCCTCAACCCCGGCCAACCCGCCCGCACCCCGTTCATCACCGAACAACTCGCAAACACCACCGGACCCGTCATCGCCGTGTCCGACTACATGAAAGCCGTCCCCGACCAAATCCGCCAATTCATCCCCAACGACTTCGCCTCCCTCGGAGCAGACGGCTTCGGCTTCTCCGACACCCGCCAAGCCGCACGCCGCTACTTCAAAAACGACACCCACTCCATCGTCGCCAAAACCCTCCAACTCCTCGCCGCCAAGGGAGAAGTTGAAGCGGGTGCGCTGGAAAAGGCGATCGAAAAGTACAGGCTCTTGGACGTGAACGCCGGCACCACCGGCGGAGCAGGCGGCGACGCCTAA
- a CDS encoding PucR family transcriptional regulator: protein MAEPSKTTTKRKAAPQALSPEKAETLRQLRANVGQLSTSTMRQLEKSLPWYGRLSSDERSALGLVAQNGIAAFVTWYERPSSPSWILTDVFGNAPTELTRSISLQKALQLIRIVVEVVEDQVPVIAPESDQPSLREAVLRYSREVAFAAADVYARAAESRGSWDTRLEALIVDAILRGENTDALRSRIAALGWKAQERFTVMVGNSPSEPSASYVSELRRTAGRFAEDALVGIQGDRLILILGGVNDRDTAYVKLSELFAPGAVVYGPEASSLLEASSSAQAAFAGLTAARAWPSAPRPVAADDLLPERVVSGDDAARRSLIKNIYRPLLAASNGLVETLGTYLELGHSLEATARELFVHANTVRYRLKRVCDVTGWDPLLPREAFVLQTALVVGRLSAQPKAAPERHTSRSQN from the coding sequence ATGGCAGAGCCGAGCAAAACCACCACCAAGCGCAAGGCAGCACCCCAGGCATTGTCACCCGAAAAGGCCGAAACCCTGCGGCAACTCCGCGCCAACGTGGGCCAATTGTCCACCAGTACCATGCGGCAACTGGAGAAATCACTGCCGTGGTACGGCCGTCTGAGTTCCGATGAACGCTCCGCCTTGGGCCTGGTGGCCCAAAACGGCATTGCCGCCTTTGTGACATGGTACGAGCGGCCCAGTTCGCCGTCGTGGATTCTTACCGACGTCTTCGGTAACGCCCCAACCGAGCTGACCCGATCCATCAGCCTGCAAAAGGCCTTGCAACTGATCCGGATCGTAGTGGAAGTGGTCGAGGACCAGGTTCCGGTTATAGCGCCGGAATCAGACCAGCCCTCGCTCCGTGAAGCAGTGCTGCGTTACTCCCGGGAAGTAGCTTTCGCGGCCGCCGATGTCTATGCACGGGCTGCGGAATCCCGCGGTTCTTGGGATACACGCCTCGAGGCGTTGATCGTTGACGCTATTCTGCGGGGTGAGAACACCGATGCCTTGCGCTCCAGGATCGCAGCCCTCGGTTGGAAAGCGCAGGAGCGATTCACTGTGATGGTGGGAAATTCGCCGTCTGAACCGAGCGCCAGTTACGTCAGCGAGCTACGACGAACCGCCGGACGTTTTGCGGAGGATGCCTTGGTGGGCATTCAAGGCGATCGCCTGATTCTGATCCTCGGCGGCGTCAATGACCGCGATACCGCCTACGTCAAGCTCAGTGAGCTCTTCGCCCCCGGCGCCGTGGTGTACGGCCCGGAAGCAAGCTCGTTGTTGGAGGCCAGCAGTTCAGCGCAGGCGGCATTCGCTGGGCTCACAGCGGCCCGGGCATGGCCTTCCGCACCGCGACCCGTAGCTGCAGACGACTTACTCCCGGAGCGTGTTGTTTCCGGTGACGACGCGGCCCGCAGATCACTGATCAAGAACATTTACAGGCCCTTGCTGGCTGCCTCGAACGGGCTCGTTGAGACCCTGGGGACATACTTGGAGCTCGGTCATTCGCTGGAAGCCACGGCGCGCGAACTGTTCGTCCATGCCAACACTGTGCGCTACCGTTTGAAGCGTGTCTGCGACGTGACAGGCTGGGATCCGCTCCTCCCCCGGGAGGCGTTTGTGCTGCAAACGGCGTTGGTGGTGGGCCGTCTTTCAGCCCAACCGAAAGCCGCTCCCGAACGTCACACGTCACGTTCGCAGAACTGA
- a CDS encoding ACP S-malonyltransferase, whose protein sequence is MLAIVCPGQGSQTPGFLAPWLELPSVEGQLAALSEIAGIDLKAHGTTSDEETIKDTAVAQPLIVAAGLVAAKSLFDVELRTLPVILAGHSVGEITASALAGVLTESEAMTFVRERANSMAAAAAVTPTGMSAVVGGDPAEVLAAIESAGATPANVNGAGQTVAAGTFEQLKALADNPPAKARVIPLKVAGAFHTSHMAPAVSALEALKPSLSPQNPAVPLLSNFDGKEVTAGPAAVESLIAQVSRPVRWDLCMETLVERGVTGVIELAPAGTLAGLAKRGMPGVKTVAVKTPDDLSAALALFAELEGQA, encoded by the coding sequence GTGCTTGCAATCGTCTGCCCTGGACAGGGCTCCCAGACCCCCGGATTTTTGGCCCCTTGGCTGGAACTCCCCTCCGTCGAAGGCCAATTGGCCGCACTAAGCGAAATCGCAGGCATTGACCTCAAGGCCCACGGAACCACGTCGGATGAAGAGACCATCAAGGACACTGCCGTTGCGCAGCCCCTGATCGTCGCTGCCGGCTTGGTTGCTGCCAAGTCCTTGTTCGATGTCGAACTCCGCACCCTTCCCGTCATCCTCGCTGGGCATTCCGTTGGCGAAATAACGGCTTCAGCTCTCGCCGGTGTCCTCACCGAGTCCGAGGCAATGACCTTCGTTCGGGAGCGCGCCAACAGCATGGCCGCAGCAGCTGCCGTGACGCCCACGGGCATGAGTGCAGTTGTGGGCGGAGACCCCGCCGAGGTCTTGGCAGCCATTGAATCCGCGGGCGCCACTCCGGCCAACGTCAACGGAGCCGGACAAACAGTTGCCGCTGGAACGTTCGAACAGCTCAAGGCTTTGGCGGACAACCCACCGGCGAAGGCACGCGTCATCCCCCTGAAGGTTGCCGGCGCCTTCCACACTTCACATATGGCGCCGGCAGTCAGCGCCCTCGAAGCGCTTAAGCCATCCTTGTCACCGCAGAACCCGGCTGTTCCGCTGTTGTCCAACTTCGACGGCAAGGAAGTGACGGCCGGTCCTGCAGCGGTGGAAAGCCTGATCGCGCAGGTATCACGGCCCGTCCGTTGGGATCTGTGCATGGAAACGCTGGTTGAGCGGGGCGTCACCGGCGTCATTGAACTGGCACCCGCCGGCACACTCGCAGGGCTCGCAAAGCGCGGCATGCCTGGGGTAAAGACTGTTGCCGTCAAAACCCCGGATGACCTGTCCGCGGCTCTCGCGCTCTTCGCAGAACTGGAGGGACAGGCATGA
- a CDS encoding beta-ketoacyl-ACP synthase III, with protein sequence MSTPVLNKAVVNENARILGIGAYRPDVIVTNDDVCQWIDSSDEWIRQRTGIITRHRAAADVSVIDMAEGAAREALKQAGIEASQLGAVIVSTVTHPYATPSAAAALTDRLGATPAPAFDISAACAGYCYGVAQADALVRSGAAQYVLVVGAEKLSDVIDNHERTISFLLGDGAGAVVVGPSDTPGIGPSVWGSDGSKWDAIGMTHSLEDVKKLGESARHSDEIDDPAILSATQDVWPTLRQDGQTVFRWAVWEMAKVAQQALDAAGIEASDLAAFVPHQANMRIIDEMVKKLKLPESVVIGRDIAQAGNTSAASIPLATHRLLQENPELSGGLALQIGFGAGLVFGAQVVVLP encoded by the coding sequence ATGAGCACTCCCGTATTGAACAAGGCTGTTGTCAACGAGAATGCCCGCATCCTGGGGATCGGTGCATACCGCCCGGACGTCATCGTCACCAACGACGACGTCTGCCAGTGGATCGACTCCTCGGATGAATGGATCCGCCAGCGCACCGGCATCATCACCCGCCACCGCGCTGCTGCTGACGTCAGCGTCATCGACATGGCAGAAGGCGCTGCCCGCGAAGCGCTCAAGCAAGCCGGAATCGAGGCCTCCCAACTGGGCGCCGTGATCGTGTCCACCGTGACGCACCCGTACGCGACGCCGTCGGCTGCTGCTGCACTCACCGACCGTTTGGGCGCGACGCCGGCACCCGCCTTCGACATCTCAGCCGCCTGCGCAGGGTACTGCTACGGAGTGGCCCAGGCTGACGCCCTGGTCCGTTCCGGTGCCGCCCAGTACGTCCTGGTTGTCGGTGCGGAGAAGCTCTCCGACGTCATCGACAACCACGAGCGCACCATCTCCTTCCTGCTCGGCGATGGCGCAGGTGCCGTTGTGGTTGGCCCGTCCGACACTCCCGGCATCGGCCCCTCGGTCTGGGGCTCGGATGGCAGCAAGTGGGACGCCATCGGCATGACCCACTCCCTCGAGGACGTCAAGAAGCTCGGCGAATCCGCGCGGCACTCCGACGAAATCGACGATCCCGCCATTCTTTCGGCAACCCAGGATGTTTGGCCCACCCTGCGCCAGGACGGTCAGACAGTGTTCCGCTGGGCCGTCTGGGAAATGGCCAAAGTAGCCCAGCAGGCTCTGGATGCCGCGGGCATCGAAGCCAGCGACCTCGCTGCCTTCGTTCCCCACCAGGCAAACATGCGAATCATCGACGAGATGGTCAAGAAGCTCAAGCTTCCCGAATCTGTTGTCATCGGCCGCGACATCGCCCAAGCAGGAAACACGTCCGCGGCATCCATCCCGTTGGCAACACACCGCTTGCTTCAGGAGAACCCTGAGCTCAGCGGTGGCCTGGCTCTGCAGATCGGGTTCGGCGCCGGCCTGGTCTTCGGCGCCCAGGTAGTGGTTCTGCCGTAG
- a CDS encoding acyl carrier protein, whose product MASNEEILAGLAEIVNEETGLATEAVELDKSFTEDLDIDSISMMTIVVNAEEKFGVRIPDEEVKNLKTVGDAVSFIANAQA is encoded by the coding sequence ATGGCTAGCAACGAAGAGATCCTGGCCGGCCTGGCTGAAATCGTCAACGAAGAAACCGGCCTCGCCACCGAAGCCGTGGAGCTGGACAAGTCCTTCACCGAGGACCTGGACATCGACTCCATCTCCATGATGACCATCGTCGTGAACGCTGAAGAGAAGTTCGGCGTACGTATCCCGGACGAAGAGGTCAAGAACCTCAAGACCGTCGGCGACGCCGTCAGCTTCATCGCCAACGCACAGGCCTAG
- a CDS encoding beta-ketoacyl-[acyl-carrier-protein] synthase family protein yields the protein MARKVVITGLGATTPIGGDVPTMWQNALKGVSGAHTLGDEWVAKYDLPVHFAARASTPALEVLSRVEAKRMDPSTQFGVIAAREAWADSGIEEIDHDRLAVAFATGIGGVWTLLDAWDTLRDKGPRRVLPMTVPMLMPNGVAAAVSLDLGARAGAHTPVSACASGTEAMHLGLDLIRSGKADVVMCGGAEAAIHPMPMAAFSSMQALSRRNDAPERASRPYDIDRDGFVMGEGAGALVLEAEEHAIARGARIYAELAGTSVTADAYHITAPDPEGLGATRALKAAMFDGRIQAEDVVHVNAHATSTPVGDKPEYTALRAALGTHVDNVAVSATKSQMGHLLGASGAVEAVLTVLAVYERKAPVTINLENQDPEIPLDVVTSVRDLPQGDIVALSNSFGFGGHNAVIAVRNV from the coding sequence ATGGCACGCAAAGTAGTCATAACCGGTCTGGGGGCCACCACTCCCATCGGCGGCGACGTACCCACAATGTGGCAGAACGCGCTGAAAGGGGTCTCCGGCGCCCACACGCTCGGCGACGAGTGGGTGGCCAAGTACGACCTCCCCGTCCACTTTGCTGCCCGGGCCTCAACACCGGCACTTGAGGTCCTGAGCCGCGTAGAGGCCAAGCGCATGGACCCGTCAACCCAGTTCGGCGTTATCGCCGCCCGGGAAGCCTGGGCTGATTCCGGCATTGAAGAAATCGACCACGACCGCCTGGCCGTCGCATTCGCCACGGGAATCGGCGGCGTTTGGACGCTTCTGGACGCCTGGGACACCCTTCGGGACAAGGGCCCGCGCCGCGTGCTGCCCATGACAGTGCCCATGTTGATGCCCAACGGCGTAGCAGCTGCCGTGAGCCTTGACCTCGGCGCACGCGCCGGCGCGCACACACCTGTCTCTGCCTGCGCATCCGGTACCGAGGCAATGCACCTTGGGCTGGACCTGATCCGCTCCGGCAAGGCTGACGTCGTCATGTGTGGCGGCGCCGAAGCGGCCATCCACCCGATGCCCATGGCTGCTTTCTCCTCCATGCAGGCGCTGTCCCGCAGGAACGACGCCCCCGAACGGGCCTCCCGCCCCTACGACATCGACCGTGACGGCTTTGTCATGGGCGAAGGCGCCGGCGCCCTGGTCCTCGAGGCCGAGGAACACGCGATCGCACGCGGCGCGCGCATTTACGCTGAACTCGCCGGAACATCCGTGACTGCCGATGCTTACCACATCACAGCACCGGACCCCGAGGGCCTGGGCGCCACCCGTGCCCTCAAAGCAGCAATGTTCGACGGCCGGATCCAGGCGGAGGACGTGGTGCACGTCAATGCGCACGCTACCTCGACTCCTGTTGGCGACAAGCCCGAGTACACGGCCCTGCGGGCCGCTCTGGGGACCCATGTGGACAACGTTGCGGTATCTGCTACGAAGTCGCAGATGGGCCACCTCCTGGGCGCTTCAGGGGCCGTTGAAGCCGTACTGACCGTGCTGGCCGTCTATGAACGCAAGGCGCCAGTCACTATCAACCTCGAGAACCAGGATCCGGAGATCCCCCTCGACGTCGTGACCTCCGTTCGAGATCTTCCCCAGGGAGACATCGTGGCCTTGAGCAACTCGTTCGGCTTTGGCGGCCACAACGCCGTCATCGCAGTCCGTAACGTCTAA
- a CDS encoding DUF3145 domain-containing protein — MSVATTRGVLFVHSAPTALCPHVEWAIGSVVDKRTDLEWTPQPAAPGMFRAELSWTGAPGTGAQLASALRGWAHLRYEVTEEPSQGVDGARWSHTPELGIFHAVTDVHGNIMVTEDRIRYAYESGAGDPSAVYHELSLALGEAWDEELEPFRHAAEGAPVRWLHQVG, encoded by the coding sequence ATGTCTGTTGCAACAACCCGCGGTGTCTTGTTCGTGCACTCGGCCCCTACGGCACTGTGCCCGCACGTTGAGTGGGCCATTGGATCGGTCGTGGATAAGCGAACCGATCTTGAGTGGACCCCTCAACCTGCCGCGCCGGGAATGTTCCGGGCGGAGTTGTCGTGGACGGGCGCTCCCGGTACTGGGGCCCAATTGGCGTCCGCTCTGAGGGGCTGGGCTCATTTGCGCTACGAGGTGACCGAAGAACCCAGCCAAGGGGTGGACGGTGCGCGTTGGTCGCACACCCCTGAGTTGGGCATTTTTCATGCCGTCACTGATGTGCACGGCAACATCATGGTGACCGAGGACCGCATCCGTTACGCCTACGAGTCCGGCGCGGGAGACCCGTCGGCTGTTTACCACGAGCTTTCATTGGCCCTGGGTGAAGCGTGGGATGAGGAACTGGAGCCCTTCCGCCACGCAGCTGAAGGTGCTCCCGTGCGCTGGTTGCACCAAGTCGGTTAG
- a CDS encoding tyrosine recombinase XerC, whose protein sequence is MGRVNDPSLPAPLQNAVEGFRRYLEGERARSAHTVRAYLSDVESLLGFAALEGVQELGQLELGSLRRWLGAQSESGMARATLARRAATARSFTGWALREELIGTDPAVRLRAPKRDKSLPGVLQQQQVSRMVEDLNKAAADGGPMALRNRAMVELLYATGVRVGELAGLDIDDLDPDRRTLRVLGKGNKERTVPFGVPAAVAVDDWLRRGRPAVVTDTSGPALFLGVRGNRVDPRQVRAVVSELLQALGDTSATGPHALRHSAATHLLDGGADLRAVQEILGHSSLATTQIYTHVSVDRLRKSYQQAHPRA, encoded by the coding sequence GTGGGAAGAGTGAACGATCCATCATTGCCAGCACCTCTTCAAAATGCAGTCGAAGGCTTTCGGCGCTACTTGGAGGGCGAACGCGCCAGATCTGCGCACACTGTTCGTGCGTACCTTTCCGATGTTGAGAGTCTCCTCGGCTTTGCCGCATTGGAGGGCGTTCAGGAACTCGGGCAATTGGAGTTGGGCTCCTTGCGGCGCTGGCTTGGAGCGCAGAGCGAGTCGGGCATGGCGCGGGCCACGCTGGCCCGCCGGGCTGCGACGGCAAGGTCCTTCACGGGATGGGCGCTCCGGGAAGAACTCATCGGGACGGACCCCGCAGTCCGATTGCGGGCACCCAAGCGGGACAAGTCCCTGCCGGGTGTCCTTCAGCAGCAGCAGGTCTCCCGAATGGTGGAAGATCTGAATAAGGCGGCAGCGGACGGTGGCCCAATGGCCTTGCGCAACAGGGCAATGGTGGAGCTTTTATATGCCACCGGAGTCCGCGTCGGTGAACTGGCGGGGCTGGACATCGACGACCTTGACCCGGATCGACGCACGCTCCGCGTGCTGGGTAAGGGCAACAAGGAGCGCACTGTGCCGTTCGGTGTTCCGGCAGCTGTGGCCGTGGATGATTGGCTCCGGCGGGGGAGGCCGGCAGTGGTGACTGACACGAGCGGTCCCGCTTTGTTCCTGGGAGTGCGCGGGAACCGGGTTGATCCGCGCCAAGTGCGGGCTGTGGTCAGCGAACTCTTGCAGGCGTTGGGTGACACATCTGCCACAGGGCCGCATGCGCTCAGGCACAGCGCGGCTACCCACTTGCTGGACGGGGGAGCGGACTTGCGTGCTGTCCAGGAAATACTCGGTCACAGCAGCCTGGCAACCACACAGATATACACTCACGTGTCCGTGGACCGCCTCCGTAAGAGCTACCAGCAAGCGCATCCAAGGGCCTGA
- the dprA gene encoding DNA-processing protein DprA: protein MSNSDAKGFTGMAVLGKQERERIARAALARLMEPQDSVGLALVRAVGAIDALGIATGELRAGPNLEREISAMLVDGGGPSSWAGLPASLRRWAPRITDLAPDRDLETMNRLDGRLIIPGDELWPEQLEALGLQEPLCLWWRGREQPLPSVGHTIALVGSRDSTSYGASVTGDFAYGLAQRGFTVVSGGAYGIDAHAHRGALSGGVASMPTIAVMAGGVDRFYPSGNEDLLRAVSTQGAVMSEVPPGSAPTRYRFLQRNRIIAAFASVTVVVEARWRSGALNTAHHAETIGRVVAAVPGSIHSANSAGCHRLLRDGGAVCVTDVGEIAELAGAIGESTSEDRDAGAAAVHDGLSLEDLILLDALPLRSASSVEKLTVVAGLSVDAVRAGLGRLGLMGLASSERGAWKRAKTS, encoded by the coding sequence ATGAGTAACAGCGACGCGAAGGGATTCACGGGCATGGCTGTTTTGGGGAAGCAAGAGAGAGAACGAATTGCCAGAGCGGCTCTGGCCAGGCTCATGGAGCCCCAGGACTCTGTGGGCCTGGCACTGGTGCGGGCAGTAGGCGCAATAGATGCTCTAGGTATCGCAACCGGTGAGCTGCGCGCAGGGCCAAACCTGGAGCGGGAGATCTCAGCGATGTTGGTGGACGGAGGTGGACCTTCGTCATGGGCAGGGCTGCCAGCGAGCCTTCGACGATGGGCACCCCGTATTACTGATCTTGCGCCGGACCGGGACCTGGAGACGATGAACAGGTTGGACGGGCGGTTGATCATCCCTGGCGATGAGCTGTGGCCCGAACAACTGGAAGCCCTGGGACTCCAGGAACCGCTTTGCCTGTGGTGGCGGGGACGGGAACAGCCTCTGCCGTCGGTCGGGCATACCATCGCCCTGGTTGGATCGAGGGACAGCACCAGCTATGGAGCCTCCGTCACTGGCGACTTCGCCTACGGCCTGGCGCAGCGCGGCTTTACCGTAGTCTCCGGCGGGGCCTATGGCATTGACGCCCATGCCCACCGCGGTGCCTTGAGCGGCGGAGTAGCCAGCATGCCCACTATCGCCGTCATGGCAGGAGGCGTGGATCGCTTCTACCCATCGGGTAACGAGGACCTCCTTCGGGCAGTGTCCACTCAGGGGGCCGTGATGTCAGAGGTCCCGCCCGGTTCCGCTCCCACCCGGTACAGGTTCCTGCAACGTAACCGGATCATCGCAGCCTTTGCGTCAGTAACCGTGGTTGTGGAGGCTCGATGGAGATCGGGAGCCCTCAACACGGCCCATCATGCTGAAACCATCGGAAGGGTTGTTGCCGCTGTCCCCGGATCCATTCACAGCGCCAACTCGGCAGGATGCCACCGTCTCCTTCGTGACGGGGGAGCCGTCTGTGTCACCGACGTGGGGGAGATAGCCGAGCTCGCCGGCGCCATCGGTGAAAGCACAAGTGAGGACAGGGACGCCGGCGCCGCCGCCGTGCACGACGGCCTTTCCCTGGAAGATCTCATCCTCCTGGATGCTTTGCCGCTCCGATCCGCCAGCTCGGTGGAGAAGCTGACTGTGGTGGCCGGACTAAGCGTGGATGCTGTACGCGCGGGCCTTGGCCGGCTGGGTCTGATGGGTTTGGCCAGCTCCGAACGGGGTGCATGGAAACGGGCCAAAACGTCCTAG